The Streptomyces sp. HSG2 genome has a segment encoding these proteins:
- the typA gene encoding translational GTPase TypA, which produces MAVTSTRHDIRNVAIVAHVDHGKTTIVDGMLKQAGAFAAHQLDSVDDRVMDSNDLEREKGITILAKNTAVKYHPKDGGDPVTINIIDTPGHADFGGEVERGLSMVDGVVLLVDASEGPLPQTRFVLRKALQARLPIILCINKTDRPDARIDEVVNETYDLFLDLDADEEQIEFPIVYACGRDGIASLTKPDDGTVPGDSTSLEPFFSTILGHIPAPTYDAGAPLQAHVTNLDADNFLGRIALLRVHQGELKKGQTVAWMKRDGSVSSVRISELMMTEALARKPAEKAGPGDICAVAGIPDIMIGETLADAETPVPLPLITVDEPAISMTIGTNTSPLVGRGGSGKGAEAKAAVKDRKVTARQVKDRLDRELIGNVSLRVLETDRPDAWEVQGRGELALAILVETMRREGYELTVGKPQVVTKEVDGKLHEPVERMTVDVPEEHMGAVTQLMGVRKGRMDNMSNHGSGWVRMEFVVPSRGLIGFRTEFLTQTRGTGIAHSLHEGHEPWFGTLTTRNNGSLVADRAGAVTAFAMTNLQERGVLFVDPGTEVYEGMIVGENSRSDDMDVNITKEKKLTNMRSSTADVTESIVPPRRLSLEQSLEFCRDDECVEVTPEAVRIRKVNLDARERARAASRAKHG; this is translated from the coding sequence ATGGCTGTGACCTCAACGCGTCACGACATCCGCAACGTCGCCATCGTCGCCCACGTCGACCATGGCAAGACCACCATCGTCGACGGGATGCTCAAGCAGGCGGGCGCCTTCGCCGCCCACCAGCTCGACTCCGTCGACGACCGGGTCATGGACTCGAACGACCTGGAGCGCGAGAAGGGCATCACCATTCTCGCCAAGAACACGGCCGTGAAGTATCACCCGAAGGACGGCGGCGACCCGGTCACCATCAACATCATCGACACCCCGGGCCACGCCGACTTCGGCGGCGAGGTCGAGCGGGGTCTGTCGATGGTCGACGGCGTCGTGCTCTTGGTCGACGCGTCCGAGGGCCCGCTGCCGCAGACTCGGTTCGTGCTGCGAAAGGCTCTTCAGGCGCGGCTGCCGATCATCCTGTGCATCAACAAGACGGACCGGCCGGACGCCCGGATCGACGAGGTCGTCAACGAGACCTACGACCTCTTCCTGGACCTGGACGCCGACGAGGAGCAGATCGAGTTCCCGATCGTCTACGCCTGCGGCCGGGACGGCATCGCCTCGCTGACCAAGCCCGACGACGGCACCGTGCCGGGTGACTCCACCAGCCTGGAGCCGTTCTTCTCGACGATCCTGGGGCACATCCCGGCCCCCACCTACGACGCCGGAGCGCCCCTCCAGGCGCACGTCACCAACCTGGACGCCGACAACTTCCTCGGCCGGATCGCGCTCCTCCGCGTCCACCAGGGCGAGCTGAAGAAGGGGCAGACCGTCGCCTGGATGAAGCGCGACGGTTCCGTCTCCTCGGTGCGGATCTCCGAGTTGATGATGACCGAGGCGCTGGCCCGCAAGCCCGCGGAGAAGGCCGGGCCCGGTGACATCTGCGCTGTGGCCGGCATCCCCGACATCATGATCGGCGAGACCCTGGCCGACGCCGAGACGCCGGTTCCGCTGCCCCTGATCACGGTCGACGAGCCGGCGATCTCGATGACCATCGGCACCAACACCTCGCCGCTGGTCGGCCGCGGCGGCAGTGGCAAGGGCGCGGAGGCCAAGGCGGCCGTCAAGGATCGCAAGGTCACCGCTCGTCAGGTGAAGGACCGCCTGGACCGCGAGCTGATCGGCAACGTCAGTCTGCGGGTCCTGGAGACCGACCGTCCCGACGCCTGGGAGGTTCAGGGGCGGGGCGAGCTGGCGCTGGCGATCCTGGTCGAGACGATGCGGCGGGAAGGCTACGAGCTGACCGTGGGCAAGCCGCAGGTCGTCACCAAGGAGGTGGACGGCAAGCTCCACGAGCCGGTGGAGCGCATGACCGTCGACGTGCCCGAGGAGCACATGGGTGCCGTGACCCAGCTCATGGGGGTCCGCAAGGGGCGGATGGACAACATGTCCAACCACGGCTCGGGATGGGTGCGGATGGAGTTCGTGGTGCCCTCCCGGGGGCTCATCGGGTTCCGGACCGAGTTCCTCACCCAGACTCGCGGCACGGGCATCGCCCACTCCCTCCACGAGGGTCACGAGCCCTGGTTCGGCACCCTGACGACGCGGAACAACGGATCGCTGGTGGCCGACCGCGCAGGGGCCGTCACCGCGTTCGCGATGACGAACCTCCAGGAGCGGGGCGTCCTCTTCGTCGACCCCGGCACCGAGGTGTACGAGGGCATGATCGTGGGTGAGAACTCACGCTCCGACGACATGGACGTGAACATCACCAAGGAGAAGAAGCTCACCAACATGCGCTCCTCCACGGCCGACGTGACCGAGTCCATCGTCCCGCCCCGGCGACTCTCCCTGGAGCAGTCGCTGGAGTTCTGCCGGGACGACGAGTGCGTCGAGGTGACCCCCGAGGCCGTTCGCATCCGCAAGGTGAACCTGGACGCCCGCGAGCGGGCCAGGGCGGCCAGCCGCGCCAAGCACGGCTGA
- a CDS encoding ABC transporter substrate-binding protein yields the protein MKSLNSRRARAILVAIAAGSLALTGCSENTGGSSGKDSKEDQKKAKEQAQGVAYLDAAASTGPAEEVEGAKSGGTVTVYQESALTHMDPGQIYVSDGKQFTSLVFRGLTNFQEDGEGNLAVVGDLATDSGTASDDNKTWTFTLKDDLKDENGNPIDSADVRHTIERLYAEFIFDGPTFVQTWLSGPDYRESLPEGGFDDEHLPDSVLETPDDKTIVFHFDQPRPDLPMALAMPGYALVPEETDTKEKYDQAPVATGPYKIAEFKAGKSMELVRNENWDPATDAVRHQYVDGWDFQFGVTESTQTKRLIADQGDAKNAVQFTGTVDATQIQDVIGDPEVKERTIEGYAPYVMQLTFNLDRVENKTVRDAITYAVNSNSLIAGEGGAYGGDVAPNLFAPTLPGYVADYDPYGRLETPQGNIEKAKELLADVPAEDKKLVFAYPNSEQGQKRKVAIEDALEKVGIDVVSKEIDSASFYEQIGKLDNPYDMYITGWGQDWPSPATVVTPVYDGDQVGDGNSNYSHIDDPKVQELIAKALNQQPEEAAKTWEEAHHYILEEVNPAAPLWYVKQFQLFGSNVGGARYSTEASYMDLTRLFLKS from the coding sequence ATGAAGTCGCTCAACTCGCGCAGAGCGCGCGCCATTCTGGTCGCCATCGCGGCCGGATCCCTCGCTCTGACCGGCTGCTCGGAGAACACCGGCGGCAGCTCGGGCAAGGACTCCAAGGAAGACCAGAAGAAGGCCAAGGAGCAGGCGCAGGGCGTCGCCTACCTGGACGCCGCCGCCTCCACCGGCCCCGCCGAGGAGGTCGAGGGCGCGAAGTCCGGCGGCACCGTCACGGTGTACCAGGAGTCGGCCCTGACCCACATGGACCCGGGTCAGATCTACGTCTCGGACGGCAAGCAGTTCACCAGCCTCGTCTTCCGCGGCCTGACCAACTTCCAGGAGGACGGCGAGGGCAACCTCGCGGTCGTCGGCGACCTGGCCACCGACTCGGGCACCGCCTCCGACGACAACAAGACCTGGACGTTCACCCTCAAGGACGACCTGAAGGACGAGAACGGCAACCCGATCGACTCGGCCGACGTCCGGCACACCATCGAGCGGCTCTACGCCGAGTTCATCTTCGACGGCCCGACGTTCGTGCAGACCTGGCTGAGCGGCCCGGACTACCGCGAGTCCCTGCCCGAGGGCGGCTTCGACGACGAGCACCTGCCGGACAGCGTCCTGGAGACCCCGGACGACAAGACGATCGTCTTCCACTTCGACCAGCCGCGCCCCGACCTGCCGATGGCCCTGGCCATGCCCGGCTACGCCCTGGTGCCGGAGGAGACCGACACGAAGGAGAAGTACGACCAGGCGCCCGTCGCCACCGGTCCGTACAAGATCGCCGAGTTCAAGGCCGGCAAGTCCATGGAACTCGTGCGCAACGAGAACTGGGACCCGGCGACCGACGCCGTGCGTCACCAGTACGTGGACGGCTGGGACTTCCAGTTCGGTGTCACCGAGTCCACCCAGACCAAGCGTCTGATCGCCGACCAGGGCGACGCCAAGAACGCCGTCCAGTTCACCGGCACCGTCGACGCCACCCAGATCCAGGACGTCATCGGCGACCCGGAGGTCAAGGAGCGCACGATCGAGGGCTACGCGCCCTACGTCATGCAGCTGACCTTCAACCTGGACCGGGTCGAGAACAAGACGGTCCGCGACGCCATCACCTACGCGGTGAACTCCAACTCGCTGATCGCCGGCGAGGGCGGCGCCTACGGCGGCGACGTCGCGCCGAACCTGTTCGCGCCCACCCTGCCGGGCTATGTCGCGGACTACGACCCCTACGGCCGGCTGGAGACCCCGCAGGGCAACATCGAGAAGGCCAAGGAGCTGCTGGCCGACGTCCCGGCCGAGGACAAGAAGCTGGTCTTCGCCTACCCCAACTCCGAGCAGGGGCAGAAGCGCAAGGTCGCCATCGAGGACGCGCTGGAGAAGGTCGGCATCGACGTGGTGTCGAAGGAGATCGACTCCGCGAGCTTCTACGAGCAGATCGGCAAGCTCGACAACCCGTACGACATGTACATCACCGGCTGGGGCCAGGACTGGCCGTCCCCGGCCACGGTCGTCACCCCGGTCTACGACGGTGACCAGGTGGGCGATGGCAACTCGAACTACTCGCACATCGACGACCCCAAGGTCCAGGAGCTGATCGCGAAGGCCCTGAACCAGCAGCCCGAGGAGGCGGCCAAGACCTGGGAGGAGGCGCACCACTACATCCTGGAGGAGGTCAACCCGGCCGCTCCGCTGTGGTACGTCAAGCAGTTCCAGCTCTTCGGCTCGAACGTCGGCGGTGCCCGCTACAGCACCGAGGCCAGCTACATGGACCTCACCCGACTGTTCCTGAAGTCGTAA
- a CDS encoding ABC transporter ATP-binding protein, with protein MTTQTTTENAPAPTGSESFLSVRDLRVRFSTEDGVVKAVDGLSFDVERGKTLGIVGESGSGKSVTNLTILGLHNPRTSTVDGEIVLDGRELVTAPEKELEKLRGNKMAMIFQDPLTALSPYYTVGRQLSEPFMKHTGASKKEAKDRAVRMLEKVGIPQPKTRFDDYPHQFSGGMRQRAMIAMALMCDPDLLIADEPTTALDVTVQAQILDLLKDLQQEFGSAIIFITHDLGVIADVADDLLVMYAGRAVERGSTREVLGAPRHPYTWGLLSSMPRLDGDVHAELTPIPGSPPSLLNPPTGCPFHPRCAHRGKVAGTLCTDTRPGLGEGRAAACHLTAEQRETIFIDEIQPRLR; from the coding sequence GTGACCACACAGACCACCACTGAGAACGCCCCGGCCCCGACCGGGTCCGAGAGCTTTCTCTCGGTCCGTGACCTGAGGGTGCGCTTCTCCACCGAGGACGGCGTCGTCAAGGCCGTCGACGGCCTGTCGTTCGACGTCGAGCGCGGCAAGACGCTCGGCATCGTCGGCGAGTCCGGCTCCGGGAAGTCCGTCACCAACCTGACGATCCTGGGTCTGCACAACCCGCGCACCAGCACCGTCGACGGGGAGATCGTCCTCGACGGCCGGGAACTCGTCACCGCCCCCGAGAAGGAGCTGGAGAAGCTCCGGGGCAACAAGATGGCGATGATCTTCCAGGACCCGTTGACCGCGCTCTCGCCTTACTACACCGTGGGTCGCCAGCTCTCCGAGCCGTTCATGAAGCACACCGGCGCCTCCAAGAAGGAGGCGAAGGACCGGGCGGTGCGGATGCTGGAGAAGGTCGGCATCCCCCAGCCCAAGACGCGCTTCGACGACTACCCGCACCAGTTCTCCGGCGGTATGCGGCAGCGTGCCATGATCGCCATGGCGCTGATGTGCGACCCGGACCTCCTGATCGCCGACGAGCCGACCACCGCGCTCGACGTGACGGTGCAGGCGCAGATCCTGGACCTGCTCAAGGACCTCCAGCAGGAGTTCGGCTCGGCGATCATCTTCATCACCCACGACCTCGGTGTCATCGCCGACGTGGCCGACGACCTGCTGGTGATGTACGCCGGCCGGGCCGTCGAGCGGGGCTCGACCCGGGAGGTGCTGGGCGCCCCCCGGCACCCCTACACCTGGGGTCTGCTCAGCTCCATGCCTCGGCTGGACGGCGACGTCCACGCGGAGCTCACGCCGATTCCCGGGTCGCCGCCGTCGCTGCTGAATCCGCCGACCGGCTGCCCCTTCCACCCGCGCTGCGCCCACCGGGGCAAGGTGGCCGGCACGCTCTGCACCGACACCCGGCCCGGGCTGGGCGAGGGCCGCGCCGCCGCCTGTCACCTGACGGCGGAGCAGCGGGAGACCATCTTCATCGACGAGATCCAGCCCCGGCTGCGCTAG
- a CDS encoding ABC transporter family substrate-binding protein produces the protein MSHAGVGPRALARPVAFLAAGALVVPLLAACGSDDPAGEPLAAPDTAAAPRNRIADGGTLRWAVDSLPDTLNTFQADADATTSRLAQAVLPSMYRTDASGRPARNPDFLESARVVETEPRQVVLYKLDQRAVWSDGREIGAADFAAQWRALSGRDSAYWTARNAGYDRISKVERGANDLEVKVTFARPYADWKSLFTPLYPKDVMGTPDAFNDGARRKLKVTAGPFTILRTDRDADEVVLARDPRWWGSPAKLERIVWKAVPYDERLDALVEGSVDLAELTPGDARAVQAAAPGRSGRSGMPLGTPHRGPEGEAPAEALRSWAVANGSDEKAALAEGLAREERREAVAEEDDRRERLRRYRVRKSLEPAYTQLALNGADGPLADERVRRAVARAIDREELATAVLGPLGLPARPVGSHLALSGQAAYADGSGALGRPDVKEARALLADAGWKPGAATEKGEEPAEEAAGGQGAAAETEEDPSPGGDDGTYIVGRDDKSGSGESGGDDGPGGVRIEEDPSAPSDDKAGDSAAGDKAPGGAPGAYAPGGTAAPGGSRAVPLAKDGRTLALRFVVPSGPGSRSLRTVADRIAGMLGRVGIHTTIDKVSDDGYFTDHVASGQYDLALYSWPSSAYPATDAGPIHRKPVPAADGSLNVGQNYTRVGTDRVDQLLAEALGTLDEEKARDLLRKADRRIWATAGSIPLYQRPELTAARVGLANAGAFGFATPIYEDMGFLRKKGSAGPGPSGSGS, from the coding sequence ATGTCCCACGCCGGTGTCGGACCCCGCGCGCTCGCCCGCCCGGTCGCCTTCCTCGCCGCGGGCGCGCTGGTGGTCCCCCTCCTCGCCGCCTGCGGCTCCGACGACCCGGCGGGCGAGCCCCTGGCCGCCCCGGACACCGCAGCCGCCCCCCGGAACCGGATCGCCGACGGCGGCACGCTGCGCTGGGCCGTCGACTCGCTGCCGGACACCCTGAACACCTTCCAGGCCGACGCGGACGCGACCACCTCCCGCTTGGCCCAGGCCGTGCTGCCGTCGATGTACCGGACGGACGCCTCCGGTCGTCCCGCGCGCAATCCCGACTTCCTCGAGTCGGCGCGAGTGGTGGAGACCGAACCGCGCCAGGTCGTCCTCTACAAGCTGGACCAGCGGGCCGTCTGGAGCGACGGACGCGAGATCGGCGCGGCGGACTTCGCCGCCCAGTGGCGGGCCCTCTCCGGGCGGGACAGCGCCTACTGGACGGCGCGCAACGCCGGATACGACCGGATCTCGAAGGTCGAGCGCGGCGCGAACGATCTGGAGGTCAAGGTCACCTTCGCCCGCCCCTACGCCGACTGGAAGTCGCTCTTCACCCCGCTGTACCCGAAGGACGTCATGGGGACCCCGGACGCCTTCAACGACGGAGCACGGCGCAAGCTCAAGGTCACCGCCGGCCCGTTCACCATCCTGCGTACCGACCGCGACGCCGACGAGGTCGTGCTCGCCCGCGACCCCAGGTGGTGGGGAAGCCCTGCCAAGCTCGAGAGGATCGTGTGGAAGGCGGTGCCCTACGACGAGCGGCTCGACGCCCTCGTCGAGGGGAGCGTCGACCTCGCCGAGCTGACGCCGGGCGACGCCCGCGCCGTCCAGGCCGCCGCACCCGGGAGGTCGGGGCGCTCCGGCATGCCGCTCGGCACGCCGCACCGGGGGCCGGAGGGCGAGGCGCCCGCGGAGGCCCTGCGGTCCTGGGCCGTGGCCAACGGCTCGGACGAGAAGGCCGCGCTGGCGGAGGGCCTCGCGCGCGAGGAGCGGCGGGAGGCCGTCGCCGAGGAGGACGACCGTCGCGAGCGACTGAGGCGCTACCGGGTCCGCAAGTCGCTGGAGCCCGCCTACACCCAGCTCGCCCTGAACGGCGCGGACGGTCCGCTCGCCGACGAGCGGGTGCGGCGGGCCGTGGCCAGGGCCATCGACCGGGAGGAGCTGGCGACGGCCGTGCTCGGGCCGCTGGGGCTGCCCGCCCGCCCGGTCGGCAGCCACCTGGCCCTCTCCGGTCAGGCGGCCTACGCCGACGGAAGCGGTGCCCTCGGCAGACCGGACGTGAAGGAGGCCCGGGCGCTGCTGGCGGACGCCGGCTGGAAGCCGGGCGCGGCGACGGAGAAGGGCGAGGAACCGGCGGAGGAGGCGGCCGGTGGCCAGGGCGCGGCCGCGGAGACCGAGGAGGATCCGTCGCCGGGAGGGGACGACGGCACGTACATCGTCGGCCGCGACGACAAGAGCGGATCCGGCGAGAGCGGCGGCGACGACGGCCCCGGCGGTGTCCGGATCGAGGAGGATCCGTCCGCGCCCTCGGACGACAAGGCGGGCGACAGCGCGGCCGGGGACAAGGCGCCCGGGGGCGCGCCCGGAGCGTACGCCCCGGGCGGCACCGCGGCCCCCGGCGGCTCGCGGGCGGTGCCCCTGGCCAAGGACGGTCGGACCCTCGCTCTCCGCTTCGTGGTGCCGTCGGGGCCCGGCTCCCGGTCGCTGCGGACGGTCGCCGACCGGATCGCCGGGATGCTGGGGCGGGTCGGCATCCACACGACGATCGACAAGGTTTCCGACGACGGCTACTTCACCGACCACGTGGCCTCGGGCCAGTACGACCTCGCGCTCTACTCCTGGCCGTCCTCCGCCTATCCGGCGACCGACGCGGGGCCGATCCACCGCAAGCCGGTCCCCGCGGCGGACGGCTCGTTGAACGTCGGCCAGAACTACACACGGGTCGGCACCGACCGGGTGGACCAGCTCCTCGCGGAGGCGCTCGGCACTCTGGACGAGGAGAAGGCGCGGGACCTGCTCAGGAAGGCCGACCGGCGGATCTGGGCGACGGCCGGGTCGATCCCGCTGTACCAGCGGCCCGAGCTGACCGCGGCGCGCGTCGGCCTCGCCAACGCGGGAGCCTTCGGATTCGCCACCCCGATCTACGAGGACATGGGCTTCCTGAGGAAGAAGGGGTCCGCCGGCCCCGGGCCGAGCGGTTCCGGGAGCTGA
- a CDS encoding ABC transporter permease codes for MLQFIIRRSVGAAMTLILIGAATFFLFVAAPSDYASLACGKDCSPERLEDIRHALGLDQPLAQQFWEFMSGVVAGRDFPQGDCPAPCLGRSFYYNENVWDLILDRLPLTLSLTVGGIVCFLLVGVGAGMLAAYRRGTMVDKIATGTSMVLSSFQIYFLGPIALLVLVYSTGWMNDPEYVPITEDPVGWMVGLSIPILVMSTIFTAQYTRMSRSSMIEQLQEEHVRTARAKGMSRKYVFFRYAWRGSLIPIVTVLGIDISALLGGGVVTELTFSLQGLGRLAVDAATHKDLPLTMGVMLVGAFFILIMNMLVDIAYAWIDPRVRLS; via the coding sequence ATGCTTCAGTTCATCATCCGGCGCTCAGTCGGTGCCGCCATGACCCTGATCCTGATCGGCGCCGCGACGTTCTTCCTCTTCGTCGCCGCGCCGTCCGACTACGCCTCCTTGGCCTGTGGCAAGGACTGCTCGCCGGAGAGACTGGAGGACATCCGACACGCGCTGGGACTCGACCAGCCGCTGGCCCAGCAGTTCTGGGAGTTCATGTCGGGTGTCGTCGCCGGCCGTGACTTCCCGCAGGGCGACTGCCCCGCGCCGTGCCTGGGCCGGTCCTTCTACTACAACGAGAACGTCTGGGACCTCATCCTCGACCGTCTCCCGCTGACGCTCTCGCTGACCGTCGGCGGCATCGTGTGCTTCCTGCTCGTCGGCGTCGGCGCCGGCATGCTCGCCGCCTACCGCCGCGGCACGATGGTGGACAAGATCGCCACCGGTACCTCCATGGTCCTCAGCTCCTTCCAGATCTACTTCCTGGGGCCGATCGCGCTGCTCGTCCTGGTGTACAGCACCGGTTGGATGAACGACCCCGAGTACGTGCCGATCACCGAGGACCCGGTGGGGTGGATGGTCGGTCTGTCGATCCCCATCCTGGTCATGTCGACCATCTTCACCGCGCAGTACACTCGTATGTCGCGGTCGTCGATGATCGAGCAGCTCCAGGAGGAGCACGTGCGCACCGCGCGCGCCAAGGGCATGTCGCGCAAGTACGTCTTCTTCCGTTACGCCTGGCGCGGCTCGCTCATCCCGATCGTCACCGTGCTCGGCATCGACATCAGCGCCCTGCTCGGTGGCGGCGTCGTCACGGAGCTGACCTTCTCCCTGCAGGGCCTCGGGCGCCTCGCTGTGGACGCCGCGACTCACAAGGACCTCCCGCTGACGATGGGTGTCATGCTGGTCGGGGCGTTCTTCATCCTGATCATGAACATGCTCGTCGACATCGCGTACGCCTGGATCGACCCGCGCGTCCGTCTCTCCTAG
- a CDS encoding ABC transporter permease, whose translation MTSPTKAEGSGSVAALDPELDATSEVAESPKKLEGRSPGQLMWQRFKRDRTGMICAGVVIFFFVISLLAPLLTAISGTNPYTLYGQDPTFADRPVLDEFGLPLGYFGGVSADHWFGVEPQYGRDLFAMMMYGMRTSLYMAVGVATLLTVTGVIIGVVGGYFGGRTDYWLGRVTDFFLSFPSQLFFIAFMPVVTAFFVDPREETPTYFRALAILIVLWILGWMGMARLVRSVVLALRDREFIEAAKVSGASPARIVRKEILPNIVTPVLVQYTYQLPSTILTIAFLSFAGVGFVEPTPDWGRLFAAGAQYTQQDPAFIFFPGVALVIFILCFNLLGDSVRDAFDPKSGR comes from the coding sequence ATGACAAGTCCGACGAAGGCCGAGGGCTCCGGGTCCGTGGCCGCCTTGGACCCCGAACTCGACGCGACCTCCGAGGTCGCCGAGAGCCCCAAGAAGCTCGAGGGCCGCTCTCCCGGGCAGTTGATGTGGCAGCGCTTCAAGCGTGACCGTACAGGCATGATCTGCGCGGGCGTAGTGATTTTCTTCTTCGTCATCTCGCTGCTGGCGCCCCTGCTCACCGCGATCAGCGGGACGAACCCGTACACCCTCTACGGCCAGGACCCGACCTTCGCGGACAGGCCCGTGCTCGACGAGTTCGGCCTGCCGCTCGGGTACTTCGGCGGCGTCTCCGCCGACCACTGGTTCGGCGTCGAGCCCCAGTACGGCCGTGACCTGTTCGCGATGATGATGTACGGCATGCGCACGTCGCTGTACATGGCCGTCGGCGTGGCCACCCTGCTAACGGTCACCGGAGTGATCATCGGCGTCGTCGGCGGCTACTTCGGCGGTCGGACCGACTACTGGCTCGGTCGGGTCACGGACTTCTTCCTGTCCTTCCCGTCGCAGCTGTTCTTCATCGCCTTCATGCCCGTCGTCACCGCGTTCTTCGTGGACCCGCGGGAGGAGACGCCCACCTACTTCCGGGCGCTCGCCATCCTGATCGTGCTGTGGATCCTCGGCTGGATGGGCATGGCACGTCTGGTCCGGTCCGTCGTGCTGGCCCTGCGGGATCGCGAGTTCATCGAGGCGGCGAAGGTCTCCGGGGCCTCGCCCGCCCGGATCGTGCGCAAGGAGATCCTGCCGAACATCGTCACTCCGGTTCTCGTGCAGTACACGTACCAGCTGCCCAGCACCATCCTGACGATCGCCTTCCTGTCCTTCGCGGGTGTCGGCTTCGTCGAGCCCACCCCGGACTGGGGCCGGCTCTTCGCCGCCGGCGCGCAGTACACCCAGCAGGACCCGGCGTTCATCTTCTTCCCGGGCGTGGCCCTGGTGATCTTCATCCTGTGCTTCAACCTCCTCGGAGACTCCGTACGGGATGCCTTCGACCCCAAGTCCGGGCGCTGA